TTCAGTTCCTGCGCGAACTCTGGGTCGAGTCATTCCCGGGAAACAAGATCATCTCTTTCCCACAGACCGTCGAGTTCAGCCGTTCGATAACGGGTCGCCGCGCCGCCCGAAGAGCGACGAGGGTCTATTCGAGTCACCCACGGCTAGCCATACTCGTCAGGGATTCTCGATCGGCAGCGCATGCCGAGACCATCTTTTCGCGAAGTACTGTGATCTCGGCCCCCGATGTCGTGCTGACCCAGTTGCCCCCCGTCCGCAGTATCGTTCCGCGCTCCGGAGTATTGTTGGCATTGCGATCCGATCTCGAGAAATCGCTGACCGCGAAGCAGGAACTCTTGTTGTCCTCGGTATGTGAAAGCTTTGATTCGACTCGCCGCCGGGACACCCACATCGGAGATGTACGTATCGGCACTGCTGAGGCCGACACGGAACTGGGCGATATCTGGTCAGAGTTTGCTGCAGCCAAACTGATTGTCACCGACCGACTCCATGGCGTGATCTTCGCCATGATCACGGGGACGCCATGCATCGCGCTGGACAGCAAGACCGGCAAGGTTGCGCAGTTCGTCGATGACTGGCTGCGCGAGTCGCCCCTCGTGCAAGTGCTCAGAGCCGACGAGATAAACTCAGATGCCTTGCAATTGCGAGCGCAATCGATAACTCGATTGGCAGTTCACGAGCAGCATCTGGCTAACCTTTGCCGGCAGTTTGATCACGCCTTCCGCAAGGCAGCGGATTGACTCGCATGCGTGGCTTGGGCAGAGATATCAGGGCTAGGAACGCATGAATGAGTAGTCGGACCTCGAAGGCACTTCTCAACATGGGCGTCGGTCTGGGGGTTCAGCTAGTCCTTCTTTTGTCGAACCTACTTAACCGTACCTACTTTGTGCGCACGTTGGAAATCGATGTTCTTGGCGTGCATGCCCTGTTCCAAGGGCTTATTGCGCTAGCTACGATAATTGAGTTTGGTCTCAGCACCTCTTTAATGTACGTTCTATACCGGCCGCTTGAGGCTGGAAACGAGAGACGAACCGCCGCACTCGTTTCCCACGGAGCACGTCTATATCGGCGGGTTGCCGCAGGCGTTCTCGTGGTCGGGATTCTACCAATACCGTTTCTAAGCCTCCTGACGACTGCCGAGATCGGCTTCGGGCAACTTGCTGGATACTATCTGGTCCTGCTGTGCGGTTCGGCAGCGAGTTTTCTCATGGCGCACCGAGTCACTTTACTACTGGCTGACCAACGCGCATTCGTCTCGCGGTTATACTTCATGGCCGTTGACCTCACGCGTTCTGGATTGCAGATAGCCGCTCTGATCGCCATCCAAAGTTACCTCGCCTACGTACTGATTCAGGTCGCTGGCACCGTGATTTACAACCTGGCCGTGTATAGCCATGTCGGACGCGCTTATCCATACGTAAATAAATCGACACAATCCATCGACGACGAAACTCGACGCGACGTTCGAGAATCAATAAGTGCAATGATGGTGTACCGCGTCTGTGGAGTATTGATTAGTAATACGGATGCCGTGATGATATCGATCATTGTCGGGTCCGCTGCGCTAGGATTCTACTCGAACTATGCCCTTATTATTGGCGCCGTCGTGATGGCAACTGAGATCATGTTCCGAGGAGTCGCCGCTGGTGTCGGCAACCTTATAGCTTCGCGTGACAGGGTTTCGGCACTTGGCGTGTTCTGGGAGCTTTCTCTTGTCGCTTATGTTGTGTTCTCGTCTGCGACGCTTGTTCTCTGGTCGTGTTTGGATGACTTTGTAGCACTGTGGCTGGGTGAACGGTTCACGATATCGCGCGAGATTACATTCGTCGCTCTTGCAAACTTTTACTTGCTGGGAAATCTGCTGCCCATTCTTGTTTATCGCACGGGAACGGGTCTATTCAAGGACACGAAGTACATATTGGTGTTCACGGCGGCCCTCAACCTGTTTCTGTCAATTCTAGGTGGGGTCGTCTTTGGTGTTGCGGGCGTCCTTGCTGCAACGTTCGTCGCACGCATACTGACAAACTGGTGGTACGAACCCTGGCGTCTACTGCGCGAGCACCTTGGCGCGAGTCCATGGCGGCACTATGCAGCCCAGCTAATTGGGGCACTGCTGGTAGTTGCGCAGGGCGCTCTTTATTCGATGGTTCCATTCGACAATATAGGTGGTGCGATCTTCACCTTGATCGCTGAGAGTCTCATTGTTGGTAGCGCCTCCGTTCTCCTAACCGCGTTGTTATTTAGTCGAACCCAGGCGGCGCGCGCGCTTCGTGTCCGCAGCAAGATGCTGCTGCGCGGGAGCTAGAGCGTCTTCGGATAGGCAGTGGCATCGAAAGCGATCTGAACGTTGGGCAACGCTTACGTCGCGAACTGGCGGCATGGAGGAAGCATTGGAATGCTCCTTGCCATTGGCTCGTCGTGTGGCGGATGTCGCCCTCGGTAGGAGCTTCGCGTCCGCGGAGAGCGTGTCTCGAGTAGCACGTCGCTTGGGCGCCGCACGGGTGTGCGGACGCCACCGCGAACGGTGGTTGTCCGGTGTACCGTGTTGTAATGAAACGTGGGGGACGTCCGTCCATCAACATCAAGCACAGCCCGAGTCCTGGGCCGAACGTACTGATGGCGTCGTGCGCCATAGCGGGGCGGCCCGAAATGCCGCTGTTCATTGAGGCGAACGTACCCTTGAGACGGTCCATGAATGCGTGGGTGTCTGCGTTGCTGCCAGTGGCCTCGCATCTCGGTTTGGACGTTCACACTGATGGTGATCCGGTTGATCCGAAGTTGGCGACGGGGCTCTTGAGCGTGCAGGATACGTTCTCGCAATGGTGGCCCAGCATGTTCAACATGATCAAAATCATAGCGCCGGTGATGCAGTCGGGACCTGACGAAGAAACTCGAGGAACAGGATGCTTTTTCAGTGGAGGAGTTGATTCTTTCTTTAGCGTGCTCAAGAACCGCGACCGCGTCAGTCATCTGATTTTTGTAGTTGGCTTCGATATCGATCCTGATGACGGAGTATTGGTTGAGCGCGCGACCCGATCCGCCCGCGATTCCGCGCAAGCGCTCAACAAGCCGTTGATTGAGGTCCGTACAAACATTGCTGAACTCAGTCGCGGTCGCATCGATTGGGGCTTCCATCACCACGGTGCGGCCCTTGCAGCCGTCGGTCACGCCCTTGCCGAGCATCTGAGCGAAGTCATTATCCCCGCGAGTTATCATCAGGCTGACCTGATCCCTTGGGGGAGCCACCCTGCAGTCGATCACCTTTGGTCATCGAGTGACTTGACGTTTAGTCATGATGGCGTTGAATTTACGAGGCCGGAAAAGGTAGCGGTTATTGCTGAGAGTGTGGTGGCACTCGATCATCTTCGCGTGTGTTGGAAGAATCCAGGCGGAGCGTTCAACTGCGGTCGTTGTGAGAAGTGCTTGCGCACGATGATCAACCTGAAGCTTGTCGGCGCGCTGGAGCGATGTCGAACGCTGCCGGATGAGCTGCGGGTGAGAGATGTAGCGAGACTCGAGGTCGGGCACGGGGGCGACCGATTCGCGTATCAGAATGTCCGCGCTCTAAGAGACCACTCGGGAGGTTGGGCCCTGTCTCTGGCTCTGCGCGTCGCCATGGGGCGCAGCCGCCTGCACGTTGCGGGCTCGCAAATCAGGCAACGCTTTGATCGAATGCGTAAAGCAGGCTGACATTGCGTCGTGGATACGAGACCAGTTCAAGGCTCAGAAGCCCTTGGCGGGCAGACCTCATTGAAAACCTGAAGGCAGCCCAAATCACTTGGGCATCAAGGTGCTCCGTTTAGCATGGAGGCGGCTCATGTCTCTCCATCGTTCAGCGATGAATTCGCGAGATCCGTCCCGCGAAACGGCTCCATTATGGTCCCGGAGGCTCCGTCGATGCCGCTAGGCCGAACGACACGGGCCGCAGTAAGCGCCAGGATTTTTAGGTCCAGTAGGAATGACCGGTTATCTACGTACCACACGTCCAGTTCGAACTTCTCGTCCCAACTCAAGTTGTTGCGGCCGTTGATTTGGGCCCAGCCA
This DNA window, taken from Nocardioides sp. HDW12B, encodes the following:
- a CDS encoding polysaccharide pyruvyl transferase family protein, translating into MSYEFVELQQGERVSRVIAPLRRRVLRSGAGQALVRRRLRRALAAADPDPAIRASDPRKRHVFVALGADYGNLGDLAITKAQREYLERAFPDAVVEAIPISRSMPAIARLRDVIGSSDVITLIGGGNTGDRYDDIQFLRELWVESFPGNKIISFPQTVEFSRSITGRRAARRATRVYSSHPRLAILVRDSRSAAHAETIFSRSTVISAPDVVLTQLPPVRSIVPRSGVLLALRSDLEKSLTAKQELLLSSVCESFDSTRRRDTHIGDVRIGTAEADTELGDIWSEFAAAKLIVTDRLHGVIFAMITGTPCIALDSKTGKVAQFVDDWLRESPLVQVLRADEINSDALQLRAQSITRLAVHEQHLANLCRQFDHAFRKAAD